In Kangiella profundi, one DNA window encodes the following:
- a CDS encoding ligand-binding sensor domain-containing diguanylate cyclase gives MIYDSRKNLNFITGLTRPRNTFACIFGFLLTFLLLFTELAYAKTNLQRIRFHTYNIENGLSQSTVLSLAQDSLGYTWIGTQDGLNRFDGFENTVFRHSPTNSETINSPTISSLLFDGNRTLWVLTPQGLDSVDVHSLKVTHWTDSLQNLMVESADAPSVPKEVWSISLNTDKTLSVLGSDYFATIDITNKTVNQNQRLTDFIEGKQLQKMTVIDQLIYFIKDNCILQVDFGGSQRKQFCATNIETFEDFFVFPEFPEHIYFSRETGFSRFSMSNEVFEHFDVFDSKTDSLVEVESLLPDGNGFWLATITGLKYWDNTARKAIREYHANFSDEHSIASDYTMSLMRGFDGLIWLGTGLGVNYWDSREQFIHLLQKSEVSQYSRDNITTSILKDYLGRLWVGTESSGVYRYDESYAELNHYSSLPTKDGPVTTGYVADMLEDNGRNLWMLTGTSLFIRPYGSENFLSLKTLMDTNGQPVKLTDLATIIEGRNGHIWLGGEQGFFKVSLDKAVGEELSAEDLTIENMTDKLPTSFVQSKYGVYTMYEDLQGYIWLGGSRGLIRFSPLTFDLQYYMSNPNDPETLSSSDINVIYEDLLGVLWIGTVTGLNRVRYNVNGEVYFQRITVSDGFINDFICSILSDEFGNLWVSTANGLVKFHPDKGRPINYTYSDGLQYSEFFANAQYADNEGYLYFGGLNGISYFKPEDIVIDKEHQPIKITEVIQNNERQPLTNTENTNQYKSSIEYGEITDIRFTVFNYINANNLEFRYKIEGLTNDWIHLGSSRLIRLHSVEQESFNIRIQVRYEDGDWSSKESQLKIAVIKGFWRSSKGFALYFVVLSLFVFVVFFYIYRSIKKALRLKERLLKESESKSQMLLKDKKSLLYRVEDLQYSLSEQRYQVELLSSKLEQSAVDDQLTGFRTRSYLKASIQQELDSILSTWRDKTELQGVYLGVFAVDVDNLATINQQYGQLCGNEVIKQLADCLRTICYGTDTLVRWQGATLVILSRGIEKREQMLLAEKIRNIVASRKFDLGNGSTIDVTCSIGFTRFPFTDNIEKPLTWEQIIYVVEKALAVAKKNSRNAWIGIFANQFTRSSELEAKLASDLPALIVSGQLDYVSSIPKSKKLLWI, from the coding sequence GTGATATACGATTCGAGGAAAAACCTTAATTTCATCACCGGCCTGACCAGGCCGCGAAACACCTTTGCCTGCATATTTGGTTTTCTATTAACTTTTCTCCTTCTTTTTACAGAGTTGGCTTATGCCAAAACCAACCTGCAGAGAATTCGATTCCACACTTACAACATTGAAAATGGTTTAAGCCAAAGTACTGTATTAAGTCTTGCTCAGGATAGTCTAGGCTATACATGGATCGGTACTCAGGATGGTCTAAATCGTTTTGATGGATTCGAAAATACTGTTTTTCGCCATTCTCCTACTAATTCCGAAACTATTAACTCTCCAACAATCAGTAGTCTTTTATTTGATGGCAACAGAACGCTCTGGGTTTTGACACCTCAGGGCTTGGACAGTGTTGATGTACACTCCTTAAAAGTAACCCATTGGACTGACTCACTACAAAACCTGATGGTTGAAAGTGCTGATGCACCAAGTGTCCCAAAAGAGGTTTGGTCAATCTCACTCAATACAGATAAAACGCTCTCTGTGTTGGGCTCGGATTATTTCGCCACCATTGATATTACAAATAAAACAGTCAATCAGAATCAACGCTTGACGGATTTTATAGAAGGCAAGCAATTGCAAAAAATGACGGTTATCGATCAACTGATATATTTCATTAAAGATAATTGCATATTACAGGTTGATTTTGGAGGTTCCCAACGTAAGCAGTTTTGTGCCACTAACATTGAGACCTTTGAGGATTTCTTTGTATTCCCTGAGTTTCCTGAGCATATCTATTTTTCCAGAGAAACTGGATTCTCGCGTTTTAGCATGAGCAATGAAGTGTTTGAGCATTTCGATGTTTTTGACTCAAAAACTGACTCTTTGGTTGAAGTTGAGTCTTTACTGCCTGACGGAAACGGTTTTTGGCTTGCCACTATAACGGGCTTGAAATACTGGGATAACACTGCGAGAAAGGCCATTCGCGAATATCACGCTAACTTTAGCGATGAACACTCAATTGCCAGTGACTATACAATGTCCTTGATGAGGGGATTTGATGGGCTAATATGGCTTGGTACTGGTTTAGGTGTCAATTACTGGGACTCGCGTGAGCAGTTTATCCATTTACTACAAAAGTCTGAAGTTTCTCAGTACAGCCGCGACAATATCACAACTTCAATTTTAAAAGATTATCTTGGTCGGTTATGGGTCGGTACCGAGTCATCAGGAGTTTACCGTTACGATGAGTCATATGCAGAATTAAACCATTATTCTTCTCTGCCAACAAAAGATGGGCCAGTCACCACAGGTTACGTTGCTGACATGCTTGAAGACAACGGCAGAAACCTCTGGATGTTAACGGGTACCAGTCTTTTTATTCGACCCTATGGTAGTGAAAACTTTTTGTCTTTGAAGACCCTGATGGATACCAATGGCCAACCTGTAAAGTTAACTGATCTGGCAACCATTATCGAGGGCCGTAATGGACACATATGGTTGGGAGGAGAGCAGGGCTTCTTTAAAGTGAGTTTAGATAAAGCAGTTGGGGAAGAGCTTTCTGCTGAAGACCTGACTATCGAAAACATGACCGATAAATTGCCGACCAGTTTTGTTCAGTCAAAATATGGTGTTTATACCATGTATGAAGATTTGCAAGGTTATATCTGGCTGGGAGGGTCGAGGGGATTAATCCGTTTCAGTCCACTGACCTTTGATCTTCAGTACTACATGAGTAACCCTAACGATCCTGAAACACTCTCCAGTTCTGACATCAATGTGATTTATGAAGACTTGTTGGGGGTTTTATGGATTGGTACCGTTACTGGACTGAACCGAGTACGTTATAACGTTAATGGCGAAGTTTATTTCCAGAGAATTACGGTTAGTGATGGTTTCATCAATGACTTTATTTGTTCTATTTTGTCAGATGAATTTGGCAATCTGTGGGTTTCCACTGCTAACGGTTTAGTTAAGTTCCATCCTGACAAGGGGCGTCCAATTAACTATACCTATTCTGATGGTTTACAATACAGTGAGTTTTTCGCCAATGCACAATACGCCGACAATGAAGGCTATTTATATTTTGGTGGTTTAAACGGTATCAGTTATTTTAAGCCTGAAGACATAGTAATTGATAAGGAACATCAGCCGATAAAAATCACTGAAGTCATTCAGAATAATGAAAGACAACCTTTAACCAATACCGAGAATACCAACCAATACAAATCAAGCATCGAATACGGTGAAATTACTGACATCAGGTTTACTGTGTTCAATTATATTAATGCCAATAACTTAGAGTTTCGGTACAAGATAGAAGGTTTGACTAATGACTGGATTCATCTAGGCAGCTCAAGGCTAATTAGGCTGCATTCCGTTGAACAGGAAAGTTTCAACATTCGAATCCAGGTGCGTTATGAAGATGGAGACTGGAGTAGCAAAGAGTCACAACTAAAAATTGCGGTGATAAAAGGGTTCTGGCGTAGCTCAAAAGGATTTGCGTTGTACTTTGTAGTATTGTCATTATTTGTTTTCGTTGTCTTCTTCTATATTTATCGAAGCATTAAGAAAGCATTGCGCTTAAAAGAGCGTCTACTTAAAGAGTCTGAATCAAAAAGTCAGATGCTACTGAAAGATAAGAAATCTTTGCTCTATCGTGTGGAAGATCTTCAGTACTCATTATCCGAGCAACGTTATCAGGTAGAACTTTTATCATCCAAACTTGAGCAGTCCGCCGTAGACGATCAACTGACTGGCTTTAGAACGCGAAGTTATCTGAAAGCCAGTATTCAGCAAGAACTAGACTCAATCTTATCTACCTGGCGTGACAAGACTGAACTGCAGGGTGTTTATCTTGGGGTGTTTGCGGTTGATGTTGATAACCTGGCTACTATCAATCAGCAATACGGCCAGTTATGCGGTAATGAAGTGATCAAACAGCTTGCAGACTGCCTCAGAACAATTTGCTATGGAACAGATACTCTGGTTCGTTGGCAGGGTGCAACCTTGGTTATTTTAAGTCGCGGTATTGAAAAGCGGGAGCAGATGTTACTCGCTGAGAAAATTCGTAACATTGTTGCTTCAAGGAAGTTTGACTTGGGCAATGGCAGTACTATTGATGTGACCTGTAGTATTGGATTTACTCGATTCCCATTTACAGACAATATTGAAAAGCCTCTGACCTGGGAGCAAATCATTTACGTGGTAGAGAAAGCTTTAGCGGTAGCTAAGAAGAATAGTCGAAACGCGTGGATAGGAATCTTTGCTAATCAGTTTACCCGTAGTTCAGAGTTAGAGGCTAAGTTAGCTTCTGATTTACCTGCTTTAATAGTTAGTGGTCAGCTTGACTATGTGTCTTCTATTCCAAAGTCTAAGAAGTTGCTCTGGATTTAA
- a CDS encoding lysophospholipid acyltransferase family protein: MRFIMKGLLRLFGWKLVGQLPDDKKYVVIFAPHTSNWDFVLMLMVRLCFKMKVAFLGKHTLFKPPFGWFFRMFGGIPVERSSANKVVDQVAEIIRQRNEIQFALAPEGTRSYKPYWKSGFYHIALKAEVPIVMTFLNSKTKEIGIGDLLRPSGNQEQDLDVIRAFYKDKTGIKPELASDIRFEEKP; the protein is encoded by the coding sequence ATGCGCTTTATCATGAAAGGCCTGCTTCGGTTATTTGGCTGGAAACTAGTCGGCCAGTTACCCGATGATAAAAAGTATGTGGTGATTTTCGCACCGCATACCTCAAATTGGGATTTCGTTTTGATGCTGATGGTAAGGCTTTGCTTCAAAATGAAAGTGGCCTTTCTAGGCAAGCACACGTTATTTAAGCCACCGTTTGGTTGGTTCTTTAGAATGTTTGGCGGGATTCCAGTAGAGCGCTCTTCAGCAAATAAAGTGGTTGATCAGGTTGCCGAGATCATTAGACAAAGAAATGAAATTCAATTTGCTCTTGCTCCTGAAGGTACAAGAAGTTATAAACCTTATTGGAAGAGCGGTTTTTATCATATTGCACTTAAAGCAGAAGTTCCGATTGTTATGACCTTTCTGAACTCAAAGACCAAAGAAATCGGTATTGGGGATCTGCTTAGACCAAGTGGTAATCAAGAACAAGACCTTGATGTGATAAGAGCATTTTATAAAGATAAAACAGGGATAAAACCAGAGTTAGCGAGTGATATACGATTCGAGGAAAAACCTTAA
- the purF gene encoding amidophosphoribosyltransferase, with amino-acid sequence MCGIVGIVGKSPVNQSIYDALTVLQHRGQDAAGIVTTDNGRLYLRKDNGLVRDVFHTRHMRRLTGNTGIGHVRYPTAGSSTSAEAQPLYVNSPYGITLAHNGNLTNSDQLKEELFSTDRRHLNTNSDSEVLLNVLAHELQLKDKNQLSPDDIFDAVGNVFKRCKGAYAAVALINGHGLLCFRDPHGIRPAVYGKRETENGIEYMVASESVALDALGYELIDDIGAGHAVFISDDGTLHEKQCFENSELTPCIFEHVYLARPDSMIDNVSVYKARLRMGEKLAEKILREWPDHDIDVVIPIPDTSLTSAVQLAHELNVKMRHGFIKNRYIGRTFIMPGQQMRKKSVRQKLNAIELEFRDKNVLLVDDSIVRGTTSEQIIEMAREAGAKKVYFASAAPPVRYPNVYGIDMPAASELVAHGRTEEEVGQVIGADKMIYLDIEGMVEAVREGNPSIKHFDLSVFTGEYITGDIDSNYLDRLQQLRNDSAKKSKDTEEVEDAAMVMDLHNQ; translated from the coding sequence ATGTGTGGTATTGTTGGAATCGTAGGTAAAAGTCCTGTTAACCAAAGCATCTATGATGCATTAACTGTTTTACAACATCGTGGCCAGGATGCTGCCGGTATTGTGACTACCGATAATGGTCGTCTTTACCTTCGTAAGGATAACGGTTTGGTTCGTGATGTGTTTCATACACGCCACATGCGTCGATTAACCGGTAATACTGGTATTGGTCATGTTCGTTATCCAACTGCGGGTAGTTCTACCAGCGCTGAAGCTCAACCACTTTATGTGAACTCGCCTTATGGTATTACCTTGGCACATAATGGCAACTTAACGAATTCTGATCAGTTGAAAGAAGAATTGTTTTCAACTGATCGTCGTCATCTGAATACTAACTCTGACTCTGAAGTTCTATTGAATGTTCTAGCTCATGAGTTGCAGTTAAAAGATAAAAATCAATTGAGCCCCGATGATATCTTTGATGCGGTTGGTAATGTCTTTAAGCGCTGCAAGGGAGCTTATGCCGCAGTCGCACTGATTAATGGCCATGGTTTATTATGCTTCCGTGACCCACACGGTATTCGACCAGCCGTCTATGGCAAGCGCGAAACTGAGAACGGCATAGAATATATGGTTGCTTCTGAGTCTGTGGCTCTGGATGCGCTTGGTTATGAATTGATTGATGACATAGGTGCTGGTCATGCGGTTTTTATCTCTGATGATGGAACCCTGCACGAAAAGCAGTGCTTTGAGAATAGTGAGTTGACACCCTGTATTTTTGAACATGTATATTTAGCGCGTCCAGACTCAATGATTGATAATGTTTCAGTTTATAAAGCCCGCTTACGTATGGGTGAAAAGCTGGCAGAAAAAATTCTTCGCGAATGGCCTGATCATGACATTGACGTGGTCATTCCAATTCCAGACACATCGTTAACTTCTGCAGTACAATTAGCGCATGAGCTAAATGTTAAAATGCGCCATGGTTTTATCAAAAACCGCTATATTGGTCGAACTTTTATCATGCCAGGTCAACAGATGCGTAAGAAGAGCGTTCGCCAGAAGCTTAATGCCATCGAGCTTGAGTTCCGTGATAAGAATGTGTTGCTGGTTGATGACTCCATTGTGCGCGGCACTACTTCAGAGCAAATCATTGAAATGGCTCGAGAAGCAGGGGCTAAAAAGGTTTATTTCGCTTCTGCTGCGCCTCCAGTTCGCTATCCTAATGTTTACGGTATCGATATGCCTGCTGCCAGTGAACTGGTGGCGCATGGTCGTACCGAAGAAGAAGTGGGGCAGGTTATTGGCGCAGACAAAATGATCTACCTGGATATTGAAGGTATGGTTGAGGCAGTTCGAGAAGGGAATCCTTCGATCAAGCACTTTGACCTGTCTGTTTTTACTGGTGAATACATCACTGGCGATATTGATTCGAATTATCTTGATAGGCTACAACAATTACGCAACGATTCTGCCAAAAAGAGCAAGGATACTGAGGAAGTAGAGGACGCTGCGATGGTTATGGATCTTCATAATCAATAG
- a CDS encoding SPOR domain-containing protein: protein MDEKLKYRLVGASVILALAVFFLPMILDSEKYRSQIQSQIPEVPSEHKSQYKDIENSSPNQQPEAQLDGPVEKGPLVINLDDNDENNQSAVTDLANKKVSETQVSQKTAEKQEPAKEELSNIDSSGDSAKTEPVKENTDITKSESQPKVETVAKTEAKPETKPESKPAEDISSKQTQQNAEVETTVKASESAVETELAFSDTAWLIQIGSFSNKDNATRLVGQLRDEGYRAYQRVGDSFARVYVGPYPVKGEAESRTSELEKMVGAKVKVIEFDPKQH, encoded by the coding sequence GTGGATGAAAAATTAAAATATCGTTTAGTTGGTGCATCAGTCATTCTGGCGTTGGCAGTTTTTTTTCTGCCTATGATTCTTGATAGTGAGAAATACCGCTCTCAAATTCAGTCACAAATCCCTGAAGTACCAAGTGAGCATAAGTCTCAATATAAAGATATAGAAAACTCTAGTCCGAACCAGCAGCCCGAAGCACAACTGGATGGCCCTGTAGAGAAAGGCCCATTAGTCATCAATCTTGATGATAATGACGAAAATAATCAGTCCGCTGTCACTGATTTGGCTAATAAGAAAGTCTCTGAAACGCAGGTTTCTCAAAAAACAGCTGAAAAGCAGGAGCCTGCAAAGGAAGAATTGTCCAATATAGATAGTTCAGGTGACAGCGCCAAGACTGAGCCTGTAAAAGAAAATACCGATATAACTAAGTCAGAATCACAACCTAAAGTAGAAACAGTTGCAAAAACTGAGGCTAAACCTGAAACAAAGCCTGAGTCAAAGCCAGCTGAAGACATTTCAAGCAAGCAGACTCAGCAAAATGCAGAGGTTGAAACTACTGTTAAAGCTAGCGAGTCAGCGGTTGAAACAGAATTAGCTTTTTCTGATACAGCCTGGCTCATTCAAATAGGCTCTTTTTCCAATAAAGACAATGCCACTCGACTTGTGGGTCAGTTAAGAGATGAGGGTTATAGAGCTTACCAAAGGGTTGGAGACTCTTTCGCAAGAGTCTACGTCGGACCTTATCCGGTGAAAGGTGAAGCAGAAAGCCGCACATCTGAGTTGGAAAAGATGGTTGGCGCAAAGGTCAAAGTTATTGAGTTTGACCCAAAGCAACATTAA
- a CDS encoding CvpA family protein codes for MIWVDWVILAIIGISALISLLRGFVREAMSLAGWIAAFFVAKGFYEPLAELLVNHIDTNSIRLGVAWLSLFVVTLVIAGVVNYMVGRMVDAAGLSGTDRLLGMIFGALRGVLIVALIVLGLKQFTPVPEDEWWGQSSLLPHMEMVAEWFYEQLGEVVPQLKEGTEPPTEIDEQK; via the coding sequence ATGATTTGGGTCGATTGGGTTATCCTTGCCATTATTGGCATTTCAGCTTTAATTAGCTTGCTTCGTGGTTTCGTACGTGAGGCCATGTCTTTAGCAGGTTGGATTGCAGCATTCTTTGTCGCCAAAGGCTTTTATGAGCCGCTTGCCGAACTTCTAGTCAATCATATTGATACTAACAGCATCCGTCTTGGAGTAGCCTGGTTGTCACTGTTTGTGGTGACTCTGGTTATCGCGGGTGTTGTCAATTATATGGTCGGCAGAATGGTTGATGCAGCAGGTTTAAGTGGAACCGATCGATTATTGGGTATGATTTTTGGTGCCCTCAGAGGTGTTTTAATAGTGGCATTAATTGTACTGGGGTTGAAGCAATTTACCCCAGTGCCAGAGGACGAGTGGTGGGGGCAATCCAGTTTGTTGCCTCATATGGAGATGGTCGCCGAATGGTTTTATGAGCAACTTGGTGAAGTTGTCCCTCAGTTGAAAGAGGGCACTGAGCCACCAACCGAAATAGACGAGCAGAAGTAA